The Juglans regia cultivar Chandler chromosome 11, Walnut 2.0, whole genome shotgun sequence genome contains the following window.
aaaagcACATTGTGATCTTAATCAAACCCTAAACGTAATGCaaacagaaaaaccaaaatGTAAAActcacatgcacacacacaaaaaaaaaaaaaggagaacaaGACGAAAGGGGGCAATTAAGGACAAACCAGAGCTTGTGGATGGGTTTCCTGAGAGGTAAAAGCTTTCtgtgagagaaagaaaaggaaacctTGCGATTAGAGGAAAGGCCGAGATGGGGATTGGGTAGTGGTGGGGTTTGACTCCAGGAGGATAGATTTGGAGGGGGAGGTGGCGTTCGTCTTGATCTAGCAGGCGCTCTTGTgaaataaaagaggaaaaacaacAAGAATCTGAGGGAAATGCAGTGGGGCTGGGCAGAAGCTTCTCTTCTATTTTGTCTTCTTTTCCTCTTACTTGATCCAAGCTTATGgtctttccttccttttttttttttaactctcctctttttctgtttttttttttctttttctgtagttgtcttttttatttaaatttttttataatcaagtttatattaaaaataagaaaataacttCCCGcaagattaatttataaaaacaaaaaaaaaaaaaaaacttcctgaATAACCGGTCTCCTCTTGTTACTGCCCTCCAATGAAGATGTGCCACGTAGTCACTATATATTTCCAACCGTGTGATTATATTGCAGAGGAACAAATTTTCATTAGACTCTGGTCGACCCCATCACTCCctccatctctccctctctctcctctctctcatgAAACCTACTCCCTCCCATCGAGCCCCACCCACTCCCTCCCTCCCGTCAACCCCGAGCCCGAACCCGAGCCCCACCACTCCCTCATTCCCTCCTGTTGAGCCCTATAGCCCCACcccttcctccctccctccctccctctctgttCCTAGGAAAACCACGATCTCCCATACCCTCCCTTTCTATCTCTTTCGAATTGATCTAGAATACTTGCTCTCCATAACCGATTATCGTGAGACGAGTAGATTGCGTGCAAAGGTCGCCTCCATTCTACCCTTAATCTGTTGTGTctacattttttccttttccccttAAATTCCTTTGAGACATTCAGTTTCTATCTTCATCGTTCCTATCCATTCGTTTCCCAAGATCACTCAAAATTGTAGTTTCTCCCATTTCCAGAGCTCTCTCAAAGTCCACCTTCCTCCTTTTCTCCTTCGTCTTCCATTGAAAGTTCTCACTCCTTCGTCTTCGCCAACCTCATAGTTCTCCCTCCTTCGTTTGGATaaactccaaaattttcattgaaaGTTCTTGCTCATTCGTCTTCGCCAACCTCATAGTTCTCACTCCTCCGTTTGGATAAACTCTAAAATCATTGAAAGTTTTTGCAAGGAACTGGGTGATTTTGacaataaatgatcattacTTTACCGCTATCAACCGATCCATCAAAAGTAAACAAGTTATGTCATACAATGCAAATGCCATATTTTAGAAGAGATCCAGAGCTGTGCAACAAAAACTCACCTTGAGAGCAGCTACGAAGCGACGACAAGGTGGCTGAGGCTGCAGTAGTGCACTATGGATGGAAGAGAAaaaagtgatgagagagagagagagagagaacccgAGAGGTGGGTAGGAGGAAGTTTACGTACACTCCATGCATGCAACGTGAGGGCTGCGGAGTGGTGTTGGACATCACTGGGTGGTGGATGCTTGATCTCCAGCGTCGTCTATTGCTGCTGACGATGGCGTTGGTGCCCAACTGTGGCAAGGAACAGCTCTCGGTTTGGACGATGATACTCTGCCTACAAGGCCTCAAAATAGAGCAGCTTCATTTTCGCTCTCAACGGACGTTGGTGATGGTGGCATTTCTGTGTTGAACAGCTGAGGAGTATGGGTCAACGGGTGGGGTTGGCGGCTTCTGGTGGCGTTGCTGTGCGAGTAGGGCTGATTCTCATTTGATGTCACAGAGAGGCTGGGCTGTGGGGGCTGTACCATGATGCTGCAACTAGGTGCGGCTGGTTACTTCCGTCATGTGTCCAGCATGTTTTGGAGGTGGAAGGTGGTtcaaggaggaggaggaggcttGCATGCGGCAATACGTGCACTGGAAGATTGTCTATAGGAGGCGTGAGGCGGTGGTCCTCCGCTTGGATGCTGGTGGTAAAGATACAGCTTGATAGCGGCATACGGTTGCAAAAATGGGTCGTTGGTTGTCATTATGTGCATGGTGCAGTAATGCCATGGGTGTGGAAGTCGTGTAACGGTAGAGGCTTTCTCTCGTGATTTTCTGTGGGTCCTGATGCTGGCTATGGAAGAGCAAGCAGTGGTTTTTATGTACGGTGGTGCGTCCATTATGGATGTTTGTAGCAGGCTGTATATCGTGGTGTTACAAGGTGGCTACAGTGAGGTTCACAGAGAAGAAATGAAAGGGAAAAGGTGAACATTGGGAGCGAGATGGGTGCACGTTTGAAACTGACTGTAATATCATGAAATTTGACACTGTAACTTTGTTTTGCCTTTTCTTTGCTTTGCCTTTTTtgctttttgtgattttttttttcttccacataAGTTTGCCACGTATAGCCGGTTGCACTCTGTTTACGCATGCCAATTGTACGTAgcaaaaatgttaaaaaaaacctCTAAGACGACTGTAGGGGATGTTTGGAGTCTTTTGGACacataaatgagatgagaaaagcTTCAAATCGGTTAGGGTGTAAATTAGAAGTTTACACCATCCAATAGAAAAAGAACACGTAagcttttcattttgtttaccCTGGATACGATTGTAAATTATTACCCTTTGTTCTGTCTCATTCCCCACAATCCTCTCTGCATTCAGTtcgttttcttcttttctctggAGTTACCTTTtcctttcactctctctctcatctccagcCGAATCTTCGAAGCAACTATAGTggattaaatagaaaaaaaatgtctaGCATGTTGCTCTACCTCTCTCCTCCATCgccaagctctctctctcctcaacttCACAGGCCGAAGCCAGcccctctctcttctcaagCCAGCCCGTcggcgtctctctctctctctctctctctctctctctctctctctctctatatatatatatatatatatatatcccttagCACAGCCTGtcggtctctctctcctttccatTTCGTCTTTTAACAATTAAAACTTTGATTGTTTAATTGAAGAGTTAAATATCTTctgttatatttctttttacattAACATTCATTTGCTATTCATCAAATCCAAGCATTAGCAAACAGTAAAAATTTGGATTCTTTCTTTTCAAACCCAAACTCTAGAACATGAACGTGTTTGTTAAGGAACGTGAACAAACCAGTGGTTGATAATTTCTTCCTTCTAAAATCTCGAATGTGAACGTTGGCTTCAATTCCTCAAATATTAGAGCAAAAAGATCATTTTAGGTACCAAAACTTATGGGTATCTtcaatctttaattttcttcaaaataaaaaataagaaactcaCATTTATGAAACCAAAGTGTGTTCGATTCAATTGTTTGCTTGAGTTCGCATATCTTCAATCAATGTTTTAAGCGGTATGTATTAGTTGTTTTTTGAGTTGAATAGCAAGAAGTTAGTAACTATGGAACCAAAGTGCATTCGATTCAATTGGGTGATGAGGTTCAGGGAAGCGAAtggaaggagggagggagagaatgTGAACGCATTTgttaaggagagagagaaggagggaTGAGAATCAGGGTCGAAAATCAGACcttgaggggagagagagagagagagagagagagagagagagagagagagagagagaggacactGAAGGGAGGGGAGAAACACGGGAATCAGGAGAGGGGGCGAAACCTgcaactaattctattttttccctacaactaattttattttacatatattaaaatttgtatGTGTCAAACAATGATTGGATGGTGTAAAATTCTATTTGTCACCCAATCCGGCTCCCAGGCGCTCCCAAATGAGACATAAAGTTCTCAAAATTTCAATCccaaatatcattaaaaaataaaacactttttaatttcaaatttttaatttttttatctaattatcacataatcattatccaaatacaaaaatcaCTACAACTTTTacaatcttcaaaacaaaacataaaaactaacacaatttttacaaatttcaaaaataaaaattatattaaaaaattatattcaaacagttttataactttataatatttttatttaatttgttcactcttatttttcaaaacctaatagaatatattaactcaaactatttcactactatttacagaaagaaatgatatttacaattctaGGATGTACAAGTCCTGCacattctcttttaaaaaaaaaataaatatgagatctatataaaaataataatttcaaataataatcatcattatttttcaaaaataatatacaaaatttatacactctaaaaatatatctagcattactattttacataattacGAGATATTCTAACCGTTCAAAGTTTCAAACCAGTCCCGTGAGTCCGTGACTACCAGAgacccacagagagagagagagagagagctctagAGTGAGAGCCCAGCCCACGCAGTGGCGGATATCATCAAACAATTTAGAATGGCCCAATTCATCGCTCGTTGCCGCGAGGTCAAATCGCATTTCCCCCTTTTTCCTCATTCCTCTCCTTTCTTCTGATCGATTTGATTGCAATGACCACCGCGGTGTATGTGCCTCAGTAGGTACTGAAACGAATCAAACAGTGTACGCACATACTCGTAGAAGCAGAGACAGAGGGTGAATGGAAATGGGGGAAGGGAGAGAAGGGGATTGGGAGTGCAGCGGATGCAAGAACAGGAACTACGCCTTCAGGTCGTTCTGCAACAGATGTAAGCAGCCACGGCTTCTGGTCGACACCAAAACCCCTGCCGACTCCAAGTGGCTCCCGCGTATCGGCGATTGGATCTGCACCGGTTAGTTTTTTCCTCTATTGCGCTCCCTTTGTTTGCTTATTTGTTTGTTGGATCTGTTTCTAATGGCTGTAGCTACAATTTCACTTTCAGCCACTTGCttattattaaacttttttctataaatattggAACATGATTCGGTTCTAGGGTTTCTTTAAGATTCCGGAGATTTTAGTTGTATAGGGATTTCTATGATTTTAGTTGATTTCGATGGTTTGAGTTTTAGGGCTGTAGACGTGTTTTGGAGTTTGCTTGAAGTAGTAATCGTCCTCTATTTGAGCTGCTGCTAGGGTTTTGTTATAGACCAAAATTACGCTTGCTCGATCCaagctgtttttgtttttcgaCGATAAACTTTGTCGTTAATGGTTGAGTGTTTAAATCGTGTAGAAGGTCTAATTGAGAATTGAGGCATCTTGTTGAGTTTTCTCCAAAACAACATATATTATTGGCTTCAGATTATTATTCTTGTTCGTGTACTTTTTTTACATTACCAGCTAAGAAATGGAAGATTAGTGTTTGGTAAGCTGAGAAATATATCACATGAACACGGAAGTGTTAAAGACTCCAAGAACTAGATCGTAGAACTAGTACTGATGTTGTTCCTTGTTAGCATTCTTGTTACTGGAGAAGTATCATTCATATTGACTTTCTGTGGTTTGCAATCACAAATGAAAGGCCTTTTTACCGATGGTGCAGTGAGTCTGCAGTCTTAAATATCATTTGAAATCTCAGACATATCTGCTGAAAATGATTACAATAGATTGGCTTTTGAATTGCAGGGAAGTAtagattttcatttaattgaatttgaagaaggagatgaaataatttttcaatgtgtttcatcctatattttttgtaattaccTGGGACACTTCTGAGAATTCATTTTTATGGCTGTTGTAGTATTTGTTATGCCTTTGATTCCATATATGCTGTGAGCTTTTCGTAATAATCTTTAATACATGGGTAGTTGTTTTCTGATTGAAACCCTGACCATTTCTGCTGTTTGCCTATttgatttctaatttttttttttcaagttgagATCAGGACTTGCTATCAATTAGGctgttgtttgtgttttttgtatGTGTATTTTCGTATGGGATGGACTGGGTGGTGTGCGTATTCTTGGCTTCCTTTCTGCCCTGCTGCATTGTGGGTTGGGTGTGTATGGAAATGGATCAATAGGTTGCACTAACAACAATTATGCATCAAGAGAAAAGTGCAAAAAGTGTGGGCAACCGAAGGAGGTAGCAGCAATGCCAGCAATTGCAATGCCTGGAGCTTCTCTCCCATCTTATTCGCATTATTTTGCCAGGGCCCAAGGAGGACCTGAACAAAAGATGAATATTGGATTAATTGGCAATGGAGCTCCCCAGCAGGCACTTCCTTTGAGCTCTAACTGGTCTGTAGGAGGGGCTGATAAATATGGAGTTCAGCCTGCTTCAACTTGGCCCTTGGGTCTTAATCCTGGACTTCCGTACCCAGACCCTGCTAATCAACTTCTTTCAGTTCCTAAAGGCTGGCGGAATGGTGACTGGATTTGCCACTGTGGGTTTCATAATTACTCTTCACGTGCCCAGGTGTGACTGCATTTTCAATCGTCCTATTGATTCCatttaagatttaaggttttgGTTATTTGCTACCATTTTGTATCTGATTCAGCTTCGATCTTATTTCCAGTGCAAAAAGTGCAATGCTTTACCACCAGGTACACTCTTTTGGCCAGTGTAGTGTGAAGAGATGTGCATTAAGTACCATTTGGCAACCTATTATACCTATTTAGTggtttaaaaaaactataatgtaGTGATTAGTGCTTAAAAATAGGCATGGATTATCTGTGTTGGCCATCAtggttcatttttatttcctcAAAGCTGACAGACTGGGGGTTATTGGGTCAGGGGGAGAAAGGTGGGGAGGAGTATTGCATCCTACCCTGATGAATTTtgagtttagatataaaaaaggcatgatttgaaaaacaaacattctataaaagattttttgtttggttactACGTGGAATGAGTCAAAAATCTCTAACTGATGTATGTTTCTTCCTCTCTTTGGATGTAAAGCACTTGGAACAAAGCGACTGGCATCTGATGACTTGGTGCATGAATGGGATAACAAAAGATTGAATGTTGGACAAGTaaagattcattttcttttgtatggTATTAagattatatattgtttttcttaCCTAGTTTTAACATGTACAAGttggtttttcctttttgttgaaTGTACAGACAAATGGGCAGTTGCAACCATATCCAGGTTTTGAGCAAATGGTAGGGACTAGTGGTGACCCTAATGCCAGACTCTATGCTCCCTACCCCAATGTAAGCTCAGTTACTGCTGCAAATTTGCAAGTGCCCATGCAGTTTCCACAACAAGCAACTGCACCTGCACTGCTCGGAAAAGggtaaatttttctgagttctTTCTTGTACATGTGCATGCCATGTATATGGGATCGCTTAATTGGGTACTTAGCCCTCTTGTCAGTGTGTTGGTTTATCTGGTACACTTTATCAGTGTGAAATTTTACCAATTCTGTTGTGATCATGATTTTAATACATATATCCATTGGCCAAGCAGAGCAAAACAATGGCGTGAAGGAGATTGGATGTGCACAAATTGCAACAACCATAATTATGCATCCCGGTTACAATGCAACAGGTTAGTAATTCTGGCCTGCTGGGTTATACTTAGATCCTACTGCAGTAAAATCATCTTACTGATGTTATAAGAATATGATCccctatgaaatattttgacCTATTTTTGTACACATGAAATGATTTATCGAAGCTGCTATATGATCAAAAGTTATAATGACCAGAACTTTCTGGCAAATCAATATTTAACATATAACTCCATGGGAAGTTTTacgagttttaaattttttatatccGCATTTCCAATTGACAGTATTATTACCTACCAAAAGAAATCTAGTTTTAATAATCTTACCATATCTATTTAGTGACAAAGAATTGCagactataattattttttattggcgTTCTATATCTGCCTAATTCCACTGCCGGGGGGacaattttattgagtttttgaGGGTCAATTTATTGCAGTGATGACTGAATGCTAGAAGCCTTTTGTGTTGTACAGGTGTAAGACTCAAAGAAATGCGCTCTCCCAGCCTGTCAATGTCATGTAGCTGCAAATGTATGGTGTGATTTTGATTGTCGCATCTTTGTTGCGTACTCGTTGAGGTTTTGTTCTGGTTTTCATTGTGTATCATGCCGGCATGAACATGAAAAATTGCTACTGGCTTGCTTTATTCACATAAGATAGTCATAGTCCCTATAGAAATCAGTGGCATTTGTATTTGGATCTCTGAGGGTGTGTAATCGAGAGCTTAGAAATGTTTTCCTATGGTAGTAAGAGTGTTGATGAGTTGGGTGATTATCGTTCCTGGTTCAATGCCCGTTCTGGTGACGAGTCGTGTGTTGGTGTTGTATAATGgctaagctagctagcttcaagttttgttctgtgtacttatcaaaaagtttttcttctttgttgtcTGGTGCTATATTTTTGGGCCTAAAGTATGCACTGATTTCTCTGAATATTGATAACAACATATTCGATGAGAGGTGCTCCACTTCTGTGTGGCTCGTTGGAGCACTTTTTCTTTATGTACGACAATATATTGGTCGAGAAGTCCGGAATATTCACCATATTATTTCATGATAATTTGATATGCAatttagatgataaaatttaagatgaaaaataataatttaagggATAATTAAGCTTgaaataaagacaataaaaagTAGAATTGCAACTTCCACGTCATTATTAAGTGCTACAAATTTTCTAtagattgaggaaaaaaaaaaaaacaccaaaagcCTTCTCTGTCTAGTTAAAGATCATAGTCTCTGCCATTCTTCTTCAATTATGAGTGATCAGGAACCCTTGAACAGTGAAGTAGGAGGCAAGGGAGCAGAATCCAGCTGGTATAGATTGAGGGAAGGACCCACAAACCGGAATAGTATCCAACCCCCAATGACGATGAAGATGGAAGCGTATGCAAACTTGTTTAGCCAAAACAACGCACCCTTTTCCCCCACATACAGCTCTATTGCCTTCTCTGCAAAGCTCATGTCCTCCCACTTCTTCGGAGGCTCTGGTGCTGAAGCCGAAGCTGAAGCCTGCGCTTTCATGGGTCGCCCATTGCCGCCAACACTATCCTCACTCTGTTGTCTTGACCGTCTCTTCGACCTTCGTCTGAACCTGATTTCCACGGCATTCGGCGGCGTTGTAGCCGGTGGCTTTGCGCTGTCCCCGCTTGTACTATTGTTGTCGCTGCTGCTGGTTTTGGTGCTGTGGACCGGAGTTGCTCTGAGGGATCGTTGGTGGCGAGGTAGGAAGATTCGGCTGTGTTTTACATAGGGTTTGGCGAAGATGAGGGTGGCCGATAGTGGCGATTTTGAAACGAGGGGTTGGAGGAAATTAGTCCCCATTGCTTTCTCGGAGAAGCAGCAGCGAGTGGTTCGGATTTGCTTGTCCCTCCCTCTTATCCTTTACCttccttttaattaaaaaataaaaataaaaataaaaataaagaaaagaacttGGGCTGAACTTAGGAAAATCAATAGTTTAGAGTTTAGACCCACTAATGTTTTATTGAcaacaaaaaattctaaaagataTT
Protein-coding sequences here:
- the LOC108992034 gene encoding uncharacterized protein LOC108992034, producing the protein MEMGEGREGDWECSGCKNRNYAFRSFCNRCKQPRLLVDTKTPADSKWLPRIGDWICTGCTNNNYASREKCKKCGQPKEVAAMPAIAMPGASLPSYSHYFARAQGGPEQKMNIGLIGNGAPQQALPLSSNWSVGGADKYGVQPASTWPLGLNPGLPYPDPANQLLSVPKGWRNGDWICHCGFHNYSSRAQCKKCNALPPALGTKRLASDDLVHEWDNKRLNVGQTNGQLQPYPGFEQMVGTSGDPNARLYAPYPNVSSVTAANLQVPMQFPQQATAPALLGKGAKQWREGDWMCTNCNNHNYASRLQCNRCKTQRNALSQPVNVM
- the LOC108992035 gene encoding uncharacterized protein LOC108992035, with protein sequence MGTNFLQPLVSKSPLSATLIFAKPYVKHSRIFLPRHQRSLRATPVHSTKTSSSDNNSTSGDSAKPPATTPPNAVEIRFRRRSKRRSRQQSEDSVGGNGRPMKAQASASASAPEPPKKWEDMSFAEKAIELYVGEKGALFWLNKFAYASIFIVIGGWILFRFVGPSLNLYQLDSAPLPPTSLFKGS